A DNA window from Setaria viridis chromosome 2, Setaria_viridis_v4.0, whole genome shotgun sequence contains the following coding sequences:
- the LOC117844840 gene encoding probable homogentisate phytyltransferase 2, chloroplastic: MPMASLAAPPLPSRAPSFLAAPAIHSGRPPRLVGPVRSASPLLSSASAGCFPRAPRAPCSAARERRRDSVRTFSQADAAGPAPLSKTLSDLKDSCWRFLRPHTIRGTALGSIALVARALIENSHLINWWLLFKAFYGLVALICGNGYIVGINQIYDVAIDKVNKPYLPIAAGDLSVESAWLLVILFAAAGFSIVLSNFGPFITSLYCLGLFLGTIYSVPPFRLKRYPVAAFLIIATVRGFLLNFGVYYATRAALGLTFQWSSPVAFITCFVTLFALVIAITKDLPDVEGDRKYQISTLATKLGVRNIAFLGSGLLVANYIAAIVVAFLMPQAFRRAVMVPVHVALAAGLIFQTWVLEQAKYTKDAISQYYRFIWNLFYAEYILFPLI, translated from the exons ATGCCCATGGCTTCCctcgccgcccctcctctcccatccCGCGCCCCTAGCTtcctcgccgcccccgccaTCCACAGCGGGCGGCCTCCGCGCCTGGTCGGGCCGGTGCGGTCCGCGTCCCCactcctctcctccgcctccgcaggCTGCTTCCCCCGCGCCCCTCGCGCGCCCTGCAGCGCCGCCCGCGAACGCCGCCGCGACTCCGTGCGG ACATTCTCTCAAGCTGATGCTGCTGGACCAGCTCCTTTATCAAAGACTCTGTCAGACCTCAAGGATTCCTGCTGGAGATTTCTGAGGCCACACACAATTCGAGGAACTGCTTTGGGATCCAT AGCTTTGGTTGCTAGAGCCTTGATAGAGAATTCCCACCTGATAAATTGGTGGTTATTATTTAAAGCATTCTATGGGCTTGTAGCGTTAATCTGTGGCAATGGTTACATAGTTGGGATCAATCAGATCTATGATGTTGCTATTGACAA GGTAAATAAGCCATACCTACCCATTGCTGCCGGCGATCTGTCAGTTGAGTCAGCTTGGTTGTTGGTAATATTATTCGCAGCTGCAGGCTTTTCAATTGTCCTGTCGAACTTTGGACCATTCATTACCTCTCTATACTGCCTTGGCCTATTTCTTGGAACTATATATTCCGTTCCACCATTCAGACTGAAGAGATATCCGGTTGCTGCTTTTCTTATCATTGCAACG GTTCGCGGTTTCCTTCTCAACTTTGGTGTGTACTATGCTACTAGGGCTGCACTAGGTCTTACATTCCAATGGAG CTCTCCTGTTGCATTCATTACATGCTTCGTGACACTATTTGCTCTGGTCATTGCTATAACCAAAGATCTCCCTGATGTTGAAGGGGATCGCAA GTACCAGATATCAACTTTGGCAACAAAGCTTGGTGTCAGAAACATTGCCTTCCTTGGGTCTGGTTTGTTGGTAGCAAATTACATTGCTGCTATTGTTGTAGCTTTTCTCATGCCTCAG GCTTTTAGGCGCGCTGTCATGGTTCCTGTGCATGTTGCCCTTGCAGCTGGTTTAATTTTCCAG ACGTGGGTTCTGGAGCAAGCGAAGTACACTAAG gatgctatTTCGCAGTACTACCGGTTCATTTGGAATCTCTTCTACGCTGAATATATCCTCTTCCCGTTAATATAG
- the LOC117844670 gene encoding alpha-amylase/trypsin inhibitor: protein MAPPSVIGFGAAVATLALLAAVGEAAVFTVVNQCPFTVWAASVPVGGGRQMNRGDTWRISVPAGTTAARIWARTGCRFDASGRGSCRTGDCGGVLACTGYGRAPNTLAEFALNQFNNLDFFDISLIDGFNVPMNFLPDGGSGCSRGPRCAVDVNARCPAELRQDGVCNNACPVFKKDVYCCVGSAANSCGPTNYSRYFKGQCPDAYSYPKDDATSTFTCPAGTNYKVVFCP from the coding sequence ATGGCGCCTCCTTCCGTGATCGgcttcggcgccgccgtcgcgacgctcgccctcctcgccgcggttggcgaggcggcggtgttCACGGTGGTGAACCAGTGCCCCTTCACGGTTTGGGCGGCGTCCGTGCctgtgggcggcggccggcagatGAACCGCGGCGATACGTGGCGGATCAGCGTGCCCGCcggcacgacggcggcgcgcaTCTGGGCGCGCACGGGCTGCCGGTTCGACGCGTCCGGCCGCGGGAGCTGCCGCACGGGTGACTGCGGCGGGGTGCTGGCGTGCACGGGGTACGGGCGCGCCCCCAACACGCTGGCGGAGTTCGCGCTCAACCAGTTCAACAACCTCGACTTCTTCGACATCTCCCTCATCGACGGCTTCAACGTGCCCATGAACTTCCTCCCCGACGGCGGGTCCGGGTGCAGCCGGGGACCCCGGTGCGCGGTGGACGTGAACGCGCGGTGCCCGGCGGAGCTGAGGCAGGACGGGGTCTGCAACAACGCGTGCCCCGTGTTCAAGAAGGACGTGTACTGCTGCGTCGGCTCGGCGGCCAACAGCTGCGGGCCGACCAACTACTCGAGGTACTTCAAGGGGCAGTGCCCCGACGCGTACAGCTACCCCAAGGACGACGCCACCAGCACCTTCACCTGCCCCGCCGGAACCAACTACAAGGTCGTCTTCTGCCCGTAA